A window from Triticum aestivum cultivar Chinese Spring chromosome 6D, IWGSC CS RefSeq v2.1, whole genome shotgun sequence encodes these proteins:
- the LOC123141639 gene encoding uncharacterized protein codes for MDDHLAVLARGEGWTEERHAAFLDGVERSFVQEVLVGAAGVSEERRASRRLCHRGPPPAGGRGQLPLDRPLPDSAVESNRRGPCSRPAARDAK; via the coding sequence ATGGACGATCATCTGGCGGTGCTGGCGCGCGGCGAGGGGTGGACGGAGGAGCGGCACGCGGCGTTCCTCGACGGCGTGGAGCGCTCCTTCGTGCAGGAGGTGCTCGTGGGCGCCGCCGGCGTCAGCGAGGAGCGGCGAGCGTCGCGCAGGCTCTGCCACCGggggccgccgcccgccggcggcCGTGGCCAGCTCCCGCTGGATCGCCCCCTCCCTGACAGCGCCGTGGAGTCCAACCGCCGGGGACCCTGCTCCCGGCCCGCAGCCCGCGACGCCAAATGA
- the LOC123145077 gene encoding E3 ubiquitin-protein ligase At1g63170 gives MATPRSPGPRGDELLDSAPLLGGGGWRRGALRRPSLRGTARLLRQGGRRAMREPSLLVRETAAEQLEERQADWAYSRPVVALDLLWNLAFILTTAVVLVLSGDESPSVPLRIWVAGYAVQCVLHMVCVAMEYRVRHGQRGGSSTAADEERGTDGSSSSIDDAGESGPHGRTGDFVSVAKHLESANTMFSFIWWIIGFYWVSAGGQVLTNDAPQLYWLCIVFLAFDVFFVVFCVALACIIGIAVCCCLPCIIAILYAVSDQEGASEDDIRQIPKYKFRRMEEPEKQSVTTTESSGGIMIECGTNQPIEKVLAAEDAECCICLSVYDDGAELRELPCGHHFHCACIDKWLHINATCPLCKLNVRKNSSSSGSEEV, from the exons ATGGCGACCCCACGATCCCCGGGTCCTCGCGGCGACGAGCTCCTTGACTCAGCGCCGCTGCTCGGCGGCGGTGGGTGGCGTCGTGGCGCGCTGCGCCGGCCGTCGCTCCGTGGGACGGCGCGGCTGCTGCGGCAGGGCGGTCGGCGGGCGATGCGGGAGCCGTCCCTGCTCGTGCGGGAGACTGCGGCGGAGCAGCTAGAGGAGCGCCAGGCCGACTGGGCGTACTCCCGCCCTGTCGTggcactcgacctcctctggaaccTCGCCTTCATCCTCACCACCGCCGTCGTGCTCGTGCTCAGCGGCGACGAAAGCCCGTCTGTGCCGCTCCGTATTTGGGTAGCCGGGTATGCCGTTCAGTGCGTCCTGCACATGGTTTGTGTTGCCATGGAGTATCGTGTGCGTCACGGCCAGCGTGGCGGGTCCTCTACGGCCGCCGACGAGGAGAGGGGGACTGATGGATCATCCTCGTCCATAGACGACGCCGGAGAGAGCGGTCCCCATGGACGCACTGGCGACTTCGTCAG TGTAGCAAAACATCTGGAATCTgctaatacaatgttctcctttaTATGGTGGATAATTGGATTTTACTGGGTATCTGCTGGTGGACAAGTTCTTACCAATGATGCACCTCAGCTCTACTG GCTTTGCATCGTCTTTCTGGCATTTGATGTTTTCTTTGTCGTCTTTTGTGTTGCCCTGGCTTGCATCATTGGTATTGCTGTTTGTTGCTGCCTCCCTTGTATCATAGCAATTTTATATGCAGTATCAGATCAG GAGGGAGCTTCTGAAGATGACATTCGCCAAATTCCGAAATACAAATTTCGGAGGATGGAGGAGCCTGAAAAGCAATCTGTCACCACGACTGAATCTTCTGGTGGAATAATGATAGAGTGTGGTACTAACCAACCTATTGAGAAAGTACTTGCAGCTGAAGATGCA GAGTGTTGCATCTGCCTTTCAGTGTATGATGATGGCGCCGAGCTGCGTGAACTCCCTTGTGGCCACCATTTCCACTGCGCTTGCATTGACAAGTGGCTTCACATCAATGCAACTTGCCCTTTGTGTAAGTTGAATGTGCGgaaaaacagcagcagcagtggtAGTGAAGAAGTATAA